TCCCCGTATTGCGGCTGCTTGCGCAAGAGGGGCTCGGGTGCGAGGTGGCCAGCCCCGGCGAGCTGGCGCTGGCCCGTGCCGCCGGGGTGCCGGTCGGGCGGACCGTCCTGGACTCGCCCGCAAAGACCCTCCCCGAACTCCGTGAGGCGCTGGCTCTCGGGATCGCCGTGAACGCCGACAACCCCGAGGAACTGACGCGTATCGACGCGCTGATGGCGTCGGCGCCGAGCAGCGCACCCATCGGTCTGCGGGTCAACCCCCAGATCGGCGGCGGCAGCATCGGGGCGATGAGCACAGCCACGGACACCTCGAAGTTCGGTGTCGGGCTGCGTGACGAGGGCGCCCGCGACTGGGTCGTAGAGGCCTTCCTCGCCCGCCCGTGGCTGACCCGGCTGCATGCCCATGTCGGTTCCCAGGGCATGCCGCTGGAGCTGATGGCCGCGGGCGTACGCGCCCTGTACCACCTCGCCGAGGAGATCAACGAGAAGGCCGGCCGACGCCAGATCGACACCCTCGACATCGGCGGCGGTCTGCCGGTGAACTTCTCCTCGGACGCCACCACCCCGACCTACCGCGAGTACGCCGCGCTGCTGCACGCGACCGTCCCCGGCCTGCTGTCCGGACGCTACGGAATCGTCACCGAGTTCGGCCGCTCGCTGCTGGCCAAGAACGGCACGGTCCTCGCCCGCGTCGAGTACGCCAAGTCGGCCGGCGGCCGGCCCATCGCGGTCACCCACGCCGGCGCCCAGGTCGCCACCCGCACGGTCTTCGTCCCCGAGGCCTGGCCGCTCCGGGTCGCGGCCTACGACGCCGAGGGGCGCCCCAAGACCGGCGCTCCGGTTGCCCAGGACATCGCGGGACCCTGCTGCTTCGCGGGTGACCTGGTCGCCGAGAACCGCCCACTCCCCCTCCTGGAGTCCGGCGACCACGCCGCCCTCCTGGACACCGGCGCCTACTACTTCTCCACCCACTTCGCCTACAACTCCCTCCCACGTCCCGGGATTTACGGCTATGCGACGGACGCGGACGGCACCATCCGCTTCGCCGCCGTCCGCCCCCCGCAGACCTTGGAGGACCTCACCGCGGAGAGCGGCGGCGCACACGCGAAGTCACTGAGCGACCTCGGGAAGCAGTAGGCACGGCGGGGGTAGGCAGTAGGCACGTTGGCGGCCGGCACGTAGGCGGCAGACCCGTGGGCCCGAAGGCCCGTAAGCGGCAGGCCCATGGGCCGGAGGGCCGTAGGCACGAGGCCCGTAGCCGGCAGGCCCGTAGGCAGCAGACCCGTCACCTGCCGGGTACGCGCCGGCCAGCGAACGGCCCACGCTCCCCGCTCCGCGGCCGGTCCTCGCTCCAGGTCAGCGGCCGGCCCGCGCTCCCGGTCAGCGAGCGGCCCGCGCTCCCCGCTCCGCGGCCGGCCCGCGCTCTCCCGGCCCGCGGCCCGCCGGCCTGTGCTCCCCCGGCCCGTGCCCCGCCGGGCCGCGCGTCCCCGGCGGCTGTACCGGTCAGGAGGTACCCACGCACCTCCTTGCCGGCCGCGCCGCCCCGCCCGGCCGCCTCCGTACGCACCCACAGCAGGGCCTCGTGCTCCCGCTCCCAGCGC
This Streptomyces decoyicus DNA region includes the following protein-coding sequences:
- a CDS encoding type III PLP-dependent enzyme domain-containing protein, which gives rise to MNFTERDRAVEAAVARGLVGPGEPVAGLLDIAGIRRSAAELRAAFEEFTAPGTPVLHAFAVKAASLVPVLRLLAQEGLGCEVASPGELALARAAGVPVGRTVLDSPAKTLPELREALALGIAVNADNPEELTRIDALMASAPSSAPIGLRVNPQIGGGSIGAMSTATDTSKFGVGLRDEGARDWVVEAFLARPWLTRLHAHVGSQGMPLELMAAGVRALYHLAEEINEKAGRRQIDTLDIGGGLPVNFSSDATTPTYREYAALLHATVPGLLSGRYGIVTEFGRSLLAKNGTVLARVEYAKSAGGRPIAVTHAGAQVATRTVFVPEAWPLRVAAYDAEGRPKTGAPVAQDIAGPCCFAGDLVAENRPLPLLESGDHAALLDTGAYYFSTHFAYNSLPRPGIYGYATDADGTIRFAAVRPPQTLEDLTAESGGAHAKSLSDLGKQ